The Quercus robur chromosome 7, dhQueRobu3.1, whole genome shotgun sequence genome has a segment encoding these proteins:
- the LOC126691264 gene encoding uncharacterized protein LOC126691264, producing the protein MESDEDENPKSDPIQYKLKPNYEVEAGQVIRAGSPRLARIDVSIPGFLADTDLPPIQLPPQRVFPPVVIPEEEAGSSHSSLEDQIDQFQFTEEGEASVRVVEISDSDADLDRASAAPGTGLVIAQPDISEDTEEEEGMDLQPRTGLRGLLSNRSKGQTSMEVSKGQTVPKAPAPPPPPSSGAALKPMPNLRRKRPVEETEEGEVAREKAGPKKKGKETKEPREKRTRSTESRDEAATLRGPRTWSPRIELDGAPILWDVTLWESQREQSSFMAEALQQPLLLPRDMEGLRKIRQPELFMAAGDLKRDLDRQDNELKEVKKANANAEAGLKNAEKQADELRKQLRHSEERLSAEQQAVSELKVELARTKEETRLSREVAEKAVAASYERGVHDIEERLAEEVAIVCREYVTSTWGLAMDRAAVPADSDLRKAENIFFPAEIREIPGEVASTEPLPADSSIPETGGTEQATQG; encoded by the exons AAGTTATAAGGGCCGGTAGTCCGAGATTAGCAAGGATTGACGTTTCCATACCAGGGTTCCTCGCTGATACAGACTTGCCTCCTATTCAGTTACCCCCCCAACGTGTCTTTCCCCCAGTAGTTATCCCAGAGGAGGAGGCCGGCTCTTcacattcatccttagaggatcagatagaccagttCCAATTTACTGAAGAAGGGGAGGCTTCGGTTAGAGTAGTAGAGATCTCCGACTCTGACGCTGATTTAGATCGTGCCTCAGCGGCTCCTGGTACTGGTTTGGTCATCGCACAACCTGATATCAGCGAggacacagaagaagaagaaggaatggacctcCAACCGAGGACTGGCCTCAGGGGTCTTCTATCCAACAGGTCCAAAGGGCAGACCTCCATGGAAGTCTCGAAGGGACAGACCGTCCCCAAAGCCCCCGctcctcctccccctccctcGTCGGGTGCGGCGCTGAAGCCTATGCCTAAcctaaggcgaaaaaggcctgtagaagagacggaggagggagaggttgcCCGTGAGAAAGccgggcctaaaaagaagggcaaggaaacAAAAGAGCCCCGAGAGAAAAGGACCAGGTCCACTGAGAGCCGAGATGAGGCGGCCACTCTGAGGGGACCACGAACatggtctcctcggatcgagCTAGATGGCGCTCCAATCCTCTGGGATGTGACCCTATGGGAGTCCCAGCGAGAGCAATCTTCGTTCATGGCCGAGGCGctgcagcagcctcttctcttgCCCCGTGATATGGAAGGCCTTAGGAAGATTCGTCAGCCAGaacttttcat GGCCGCTGGCGATCTCAAACGAGATCTTGATCGTCAGGATAATGAGCTAAAAGAGGTGAAGAAGGCCAATGCGAATGcagaggctggcctgaagaatgcTGAAAAGCAAGCCGACGAGCTGCGCAAGCAGCTCCGTCACTCTGAGGAAAGACTGTCAGCGGAGCAACAGGCGGTTTCGGAGCTTAAGGTTGAGCTTGCAAGGACCAAGGAGGAAACTCGCTTGTCCAGGGAGGTTGCCGAGAAGGCTGTGGCGGCTTCGTATGAACGTGGAGTTCACGATATTGAGGAGAGACTGGCCGAGGAAGTTGCCATCGTTTGCAGGGAATACGTCACCTCGACCTGGGGATTGGCCATGGATCGGGCAGCCGTCCCCgcagattctgatctcaggaaagctgagaacatctttttcccTGCGGAAATACGTGAGATTCCTGGCGAGGTCGCCTCCACTGAGCCTCTTCCAGCAGATTCCTCCATTCCCGAGACTGGGGGCACGGAGCAAGCTACGCAGGGCTAG